A single genomic interval of Romboutsia ilealis harbors:
- a CDS encoding YvrJ family protein, producing MDSELQTLIASVGFPIALSMYLLVRIEGKLQTLSDSINELSKNIIGMK from the coding sequence ATGGATTCTGAATTACAAACCCTTATAGCTTCTGTAGGATTTCCTATTGCCCTTAGTATGTATTTACTTGTAAGGATTGAAGGAAAACTTCAGACTTTATCTGATAGTATTAATGAATTATCTAAAAACATAATTGGTATGAAATAG